The following are encoded together in the Microtus pennsylvanicus isolate mMicPen1 chromosome 8, mMicPen1.hap1, whole genome shotgun sequence genome:
- the Iah1 gene encoding isoamyl acetate-hydrolyzing esterase 1 homolog has protein sequence MDEQACRSGSQLRQPALGTRSFSKNPGHPSYRRSQSDGVEGEWAPTAPIYRLTGPRKAGGRNRRPDPPGSAHGWLRPPEAPHPARCSEPGTMALCERVAGGSSLLWPRVLLFGDSITQFSFQPGGWGALLADRLVRKCDVLNRGFSGYNTRWAKIILPRLIRKENSVETPVAVTVFFGANDSSLKGENPKQHVPLDEYRANLRDMVQYLTSAGIPQERVILITPPPLHEAAWEKECILKGCKLNRLNAVVGEYANACVHAARDCGTDVLDLWTLMQKDNQDFSSYLSDGLHLSPVGNEFLFLNLWPLLDKKLSSLPWLLPYWKDVEEAKPELSLLGDGDH, from the exons ATGGACGAGCAGGCCTGCCGAAGCGGGTCTCAGCTCCGCCAGCCTGCGCTGGGCACACGGAGCTTCTCTAAGAACCCAGGGCACCCCAGCTATCGCCGGTCACAGAGCGATGGAGTAGAGGGTGAGTGGGCCCCCACAGCCCCGATCTACCGACTCACGGGGCCCAGAAAAGCCGGCGGGAGAAACAGAAGACCAGATCCGCCAGGCTCCGCCCACGGCTGGCTCCGCCCCCCGGAGGCTCCACATCCGGCGCGGTGTTCGGAGCCCGGCACCATGGCGCTGTGCGAGCGTGTTGCTGGCGGGAGCTCTTTGCTCTGGCCTCGCGTGTTGCTTTTCGGGGACTCCATCACCCAG ttttctttccagCCGGGTGGATGGGGCGCATTGCTGGCTGACCGACTTGTCAG aaaatgtgACGTTCTGAATCGTGGATTTTCAGGTTACAACACCAGATGGGCCAAGATTATCCTCCCAAGACTAATTAGGAAGGAGAACAGTGTGGAAACCCCAGTGGCAGTTACCGTCTTCTTCGGTGCCAACGACTCCTCTCTCAAAG GTGAGAACCCCAAGCAGCACGTCCCACTGGACGAGTACAGAGCGAACTTGCGGGACATGGTGCAGTACCTGACGTCTGCGGGCATCCCCCAGGAACGAGTCATCCTCATCACCCCGCCCCCGCTGCACGAAGCAGCCTGGGAGAAGGAATGCATCCTGAAAG GGTGCAAACTAAATCGCCTGAACGCAGTTGTGGGTGAATATGCTAATGCATGTGTACACGCAGCCAGAGACTGTGGGACGGATGTCCTTGACCTGTGGACCCTGATGCAGAAGGACAACCAG GACTTCTCATCCTATCTATCAGATGGCCTGCATTTATCACCAGTGGGAAACGAGTTTCTGTTCTTAAACCTCTGGCCGCTGCTGGACAAGAAACTCTCCTCTCTGCCATGGCTGCTTCCCTACTGGAAGGATGTGGAGGAAGCAAAGCCCGAGTTGAGTCTGCTGGGGGACGGAGACCATTAG
- the Adam17 gene encoding disintegrin and metalloproteinase domain-containing protein 17 isoform X3 gives MAKSYPNEEKDAWDVKMLLEQFSFDIAEEASKVCLAHLFTYQDFDMGTLGLAYVGSPRANSHGGVCPKAYYSPVGKKNIYLNSGLTSTKNYGKTILTKEADLVTTHELGHNFGAEHDPDGLAECAPNEDQGGKYVMYPIAVSGDHENNKMFSNCSKQSIYKTIESKAPECFQERSNKVCGNSRVDEGEECDPGIMYLNNDTCCNSDCTLKPGVQCSDRNSPCCKNCQFETAQKKCQEAINATCKGVSYCTGNSSECPPPGDAEDDTVCLDLGKCKAGKCIPFCKREQELEPCACSDTDNSCKVCCRNLSGPCVPYVDAEQKNLFLRKGKPCTVGFCDMNGKCEKRVQDVIERFWDFIDQLSINTFGKFLADNIVGSVLVFSLIFWIPFSILVHCVDKKLDKQYESLSLFHHSNIEMLSSMDSASVRIIKPFPAPQTPGRLQPLQPLQPASMMPPVSAAPKLEHQRMDTIQEDPSTDSHVDDDGFEKDPFPNSSAAAKSFEDLTDHPVTRSEKAASFKLQRQNRVDSKETEC, from the exons CAATTTAGCTTTGATATAGCTGAAGAAGCATCTAAAGTCTGCCTGGCTCATCTTTTCACATACCAGGATTTTGATATGGGAACTCTTGGATTAGCTTACGTTGGTTCTCCTAGAGCAAACAGTCACGGAGGGGTTTGCCCGAAAG CTTACTACAGCCCAGttgggaagaaaaacatttatttgaacAGTGGTCTGACTAGTACAAAAAATTATGGTAAAACCATCCTTACAAAG GAAGCTGACCTGGTTACAACTCATGAATTGGGACACAATTTTGGAGCAGAACACGATCCTGATGGGCTAGCAGAATGTGCCCCAAATGAGGACCAGGGAGGAAAGTACGTTATGTACCCCATAGCTGTGAGTGGTGACCATGAGAACAATAAG ATGTTTTCAAACTGCAGTAAACAGTCCATCTACAAAACCATAGAAAGTAAGGCTCCGGAGTGCTTTCAGGAGCGCAGCAACAAGGTGTGTGGTAACTCCAGGgtggatgaaggagaagagtgTGACCCGGGCATCATGTACCTGAACAACGACACCTGCTGCAATAGTGACTGCACGCTCAAGCCAGGTGTGCAGTGCAG TGATAGGAACAGTCCTTGCTGTAAAAATTGTCAGTTTGAGACAGCCCAGAAGAAGTGCCAGGAGGCCATTAATGCTACTTGCAAAGGCGTGTCTTACTGCACAG GGAACAGCAGTGAGTGCCCCCCACCAGGAGATGCGGAAGATGACACTGTGTGCTTGGACCTTGGCAAGTGCAAGGCAGGAAAGTGCATCCCCTTCTGCAAGAGAGAGCAGGAGCTGGAGCCATGTGCGTGCAGTG acactGACAACTCATGCAAGGTGTGCTGCAGGAACCTCTCTGGCCCCTGTGTGCCCTACGTCGATGCAGAGCAGAAGaacttatttttgagaaaagggaAGCCCTGTACAGTGGGGTTTTGCGACATGAAT GGCAAATGTGAAAAACGAGTACAGGATGTAATTGAGCGATTTTGGGATTTCATTGACCAATTGAGCATCAACACTTTCG GAAAGTTTTTGGCAGACAACATCGTAGGGTCCGTCCTGGTTTTCTCCTTGATATTCTGGATTCCTTTCAGCATTCTTGTCCACTGTGTG GATAAGAAACTGGACAAACAGTATGAATCCCTGTCTCTGTTTCACCACAGC AACATTGAGATGCTCAGCAGCATGGATTCGGCGTCTGTTCGCATTATCAAGCCTTTTCCTGCACCCCAGACTCCAGGTCGTCTGCAGCCCCTGCAGCCCCTGCAGCCGGCCTCCATGATGCCGCCAGTGTCTGCGGCTCCCAAACTGGAGCACCAGAGGATGGACACCATCCAGGAAGACCCCAGCACAGACTCGCATGTGGACGACGATGGCTTTGAGAAGGACCCCTTCCCCAACAGCAGTGCAGCTGCCAAGTCCTTTGAGGACCTCACAGACCACCCAGTGACCAGGAGCGAGAAGGCGGCCTCCTTTAAGCTGCAGCGCCAGAACCGAGTTGACAGCAAGGAGACAGAGTGCTAG